From Marinilabiliales bacterium, one genomic window encodes:
- a CDS encoding ATP-binding protein: MHSYLKNLIAEGEGQHLDFKFEISDSKKIARTLSAFANTEGGTLLVGVKDNGRIAGVRSDEEYYMLEAAAKLYCKPEVDFTTRQWQADGRTVLEVKIEKSSSPPHFARSDDRKWLAYIRVRDENLLANQVMIRVWKRRSRRGGTFVRYSETEKILFDHLRQNGTISMSTFQRIARINNRKAGTILVNLIVLGLIEPAFADKKIVYKMVQQ; this comes from the coding sequence ATGCATTCATACCTGAAGAATCTCATAGCAGAAGGTGAAGGCCAGCATCTCGATTTCAAGTTCGAGATATCCGACTCAAAAAAGATCGCCCGCACCCTCTCGGCTTTTGCCAACACGGAAGGCGGCACCCTCCTTGTAGGCGTAAAGGATAACGGGAGGATAGCAGGAGTGCGTTCCGACGAGGAGTATTATATGCTGGAAGCAGCTGCAAAGTTGTATTGCAAGCCGGAGGTGGATTTCACAACCAGGCAGTGGCAGGCAGACGGCAGGACCGTTCTTGAAGTGAAGATAGAAAAGAGCAGCTCGCCGCCCCACTTTGCCCGTTCTGATGACAGAAAATGGCTGGCATATATCAGGGTCAGGGATGAGAACCTCCTTGCCAACCAGGTAATGATAAGGGTATGGAAAAGGCGCAGCCGCAGGGGAGGCACATTCGTAAGGTACTCGGAAACCGAAAAGATACTGTTTGATCACCTGAGGCAGAACGGGACCATATCGATGTCCACCTTCCAGCGGATTGCAAGGATCAACAACCGCAAAGCAGGCACCATCCTGGTCAACCTTATAGTGCTGGGGCTCATAGAACCCGCATTCGCAGACAAAAAGATAGTCTACAAAATGGTGCAGCAGTAG